The Brassica rapa cultivar Chiifu-401-42 unplaced genomic scaffold, CAAS_Brap_v3.01 Scaffold0791, whole genome shotgun sequence genome includes the window CTGGTGCAAATTCATCCCTCATGACTTCCTTAAGATCTCTCCACGTTTTGATAGCTGGCTCCTTGTAAAACCatctatcatcttcttcttgtacccaccatTTAAAGGCATTACCTCTTAGTTGATCAATGGCATAAGATAGTCTctcttctttcagaattttgttgtagtgaaaccattcatcaagGTTCCTCTCCCAAAATAGGTAGCTTCTTTCTCCTGAAAATGTAAAGAGTTCAATTTTATCAGCAAAAGATTTATGATCAAACCGAGAATTAGCAACATGATGAATATGGGTTTGAGAAGTTGGCTGTTGACTGATCcatgaaggatctggtggcttgggctcgAGATAGACAGCTTCTGGTGCATCTCCAAATCTTCTTTCTCCTTGCTGTGGTCGTTGGCCTTGTGCCTTGTGTCTTTTTTTCAACCGAGCAATCTGATCTTTTACTTTCTTTAAGTCTGCCAAAAGAGTTTGGTTTTCCTTGAGAAGTTGTCTCTGGATTTCTCCTGCCATAGCTTCCTGAAAACAATCTCAAAGAGCAAGTGAAGATATGGGAAGTTTAGGTCGAAccaaaatatgtaaacaaaatgcAATCTATTAAAACTAAACCGAAAAAATATGCCAATGTGAACcgaaatgaaattaattatgcaaaatgatttttcttttgattttcttgATGCAAGCACGAAATAAATCAGTATAGGATGCTTATGAACAATAAATGGAAAGAATATATGGAAACAAACTAATAATGATATttcttt containing:
- the LOC117131028 gene encoding uncharacterized protein LOC117131028, which gives rise to MAGEIQRQLLKENQTLLADLKKVKDQIARLKKRHKAQGQRPQQGERRFGDAPEAVYLEPKPPDPSWISQQPTSQTHIHHVANSRFDHKSFADKIELFTFSGERSYLFWERNLDEWFHYNKILKEERLSYAIDQLRGNAFKWWVQEEDDRWFYKEPAIKTWRDLKEVMRDEFAPELTSSKIQKIYPRRYLTHGSKEKPETVIVQVEAKVSPILDKSVNESSTTCMSHLSLSKGDVTGTKEHELKGEGHHAPHL